Within Sporichthya brevicatena, the genomic segment GGCGGGCCGCGCGGCGCGGACGACGTCCTGATCCGCATGCCCGGCATCGGCGGCACCGGCGTCGTGACGGTGTCGGCGATTCTCCAGATGGCCGCGCACCTCGACGGCCGCAACGCCGCCGGACTGGAGCAGGTCGGCCTCGCCCAGAAGGGCGGGCCGGTCGTCTCCGACGTCCGCATCTCGGCCAAGCCCGTGCGCGGGGCGCTGCGGGCGTCCCGCGGCAGCCTCGACGTCCTGCTCTGCCTCGACGTGCTCGGCGCCGCCGACGACGCCGTGCTCGCGACGGCGCGACCAGGTCACACCGTCGCGGTGATCAACACGGACGTGGTGCCGACCGCGGCGATGGTCACCGGCCGCGCGGCGCTGCCGACCCGGCCGACCGACGCGGTGGCGCGCATTCTCGCCGCGACCGACGGCGCCGCCGCGGTGTCGCTGGACGCCCAGCGGCTCGCGGAGGCCCTGTTCGGCGACCACATGCCCACGAACATGCTCCTGCTCGGGGCCGCGTACCAGCACGGGTGCCTGCCGGTCTCTGCCGAGGCGGTCGAGGAGGCGATCCGTCTCAACGGGGCCGCCGTGTCGACGACGCTCGCCGCCTTCCGGTGGGGCCGGGCCGCGGTCGTCGACGCCGAGCGCGTGGCCGCAGCCGCCGGCCTGGTCCCGTTCGCCCCGCTGCCCCCGGACGAGGCCCTGGCCCTGCGCATCGCCGATCTGACGGAATATCAGGACGAGCGGTACGCCCGCCGCTACGCCGCGGACGTCGCCGAGCTGCGGGCGGCCGCGACGGAGCGGGTCGGACCCGCGGAGGCCGTGCGGCTCGCGGACACCTACGCCCGGGGTCTGCACAAGCTGATGGCCTACAAGGACGAGTACGAGGTCGCGCGGCTCCACCTCGACGCGGCGGAGCGGGCGCGCGTCGCGGATGAGTTCGGGGCGGACGCGCGGGTCAGCGTCCTGCTCCACCCGCCGGCTCTGCGCGCACTGGGGATGAAGCGCAAGATCCGCCTCCGCCGGACGGCGCGCCCGGCGTTCCGCACGCTGTACGCCGCCCGCCGCCTGCGCGGGACGCGCCTCGACGTGTTCGGGTACGCGCAGGTGCGCCGGGTCGAGCGGGAGCTGATCGAGGAGTACCGCGCCGCGGCCCGTGCGGCGGTGGTCGCCCTGCGCCCGGAGCAGGTCGACGCGGTGCAGGCGCTGCTCGAGCTGCCGGCGGCGGTCACCGGCTACGAGGAGATCAAGCTCGCCCGGGTCGCGGAGTTCCGCGCCGCCTTGGCGGCGGGCCCGGTCGACGGGTGATCAGGTGCGGGTCCAGGAGCCCAGCACCATCAGCGTCCGCGTCCCGGTGACGGCGCCGGCCCGGCGAAGCCGACCGATGACCGTGTGCAGGTGGGACAGGTCCCGGGCGCGGATCTGCACGAGCGCGTCGAGCTCGCCGGCGATCGTGTGCACGGCCTGAACCTCCGGCACTCCGGACGCCGTGCGGACGATGTCCTCGACCGGCGTCCGCCCGGTGTAGCGGAGCTCGGCGAACGCCTCGACGGCCCAGCCGAGCCGGGCGTGGTCGACGAGCGCGGTGTAGCCGAGGATCACCCCCTCGGCCTGGAGCCGCTCGACCCGCCGCTGGACCGCCGCCACCGACATCCCGATCGTGCGGGCCATCTCGGTGTAGCTGCGGCGTCCGTCCTGACGGAGCAGCTCCACCAGGCGCAGGTCGGTCGCGTCCAGCGGCGGAGCGGGCGGACCGGTCGGGGGGCTGGTCGGGGGGCTGGTCGTCGAAGTCGCGGCGGGGTCGGACACGCGTCCGAGTGTGGGAACCCGAGCTCGCGCCATCCATGGCCAACGCGACCAAAGTTGCGGCCGTGCCGGTGACGGATCGGACAAGAGTGCCCACCCAACGAGTTCTCACATTTTCCCGAGCGAGTGTGTCGCGCGCCACTACTCGGGGTAAGCCCCGCGCGGGAGGTCGGTCGATTGAAGCGACGCACGATGGCCGCGGGGAGCGCCCTGGTGCTGACGTCGGCGCTGCTCGCAGGCTGCGGCGACGACTCCGACGAGCTGACCCTGAACCTCTACACCGCCGCCGACGGCGCCGAGCAGTACGCCGCGGCGGCCGTGGACTGCACGAATGCGGCGAACGGCCGGTACGTGATTCGCCATCACATGCTCCCGCGCCAGGCCGACGACCAGCGCCTGCAGCTCGCCCGCCGGATCGTGGGCGGTGACACCGCGCTGGACATCGTCGGCCTGGACGTCACCTGGACCGCGGAGTTCGCCGAGGCCGGGTGGGTCGAGCCGCTTCCCGACGAGGTCGCCGACCGGGTCCGCAACGGCACCCTCGAGGGCCCGCTGAAGACGGCCACCTGGGAGGACCGCCTCTACGCCGCGCCGCTGAACACGAACACACAGCTGCTCTGGTACCGCAAGGACCTGGTCCCGAACGGCGAACCGCCGGACACCTGGGACGAGCTGATCACGATCGCCGAAGACCTGGCGGACCAGCGCCGGCCCAGCTGGATCGAGGTCCAGGCCAACCAGTACGAGGGCATCACGGTCTGGTTCAACACGCTGCTCACCAGCGCCGGCGGCAAGATCGTCGACGACGACGGGGAGACCGTCACCCTCGACCAGGGCGACGCCGCCCGCCGGGCGCTCGAGATCATGGCCCGCGTCGGCCGGGCCAAGGGTGCGGACCCGTCGCTGTCCCAGCGCGACGAGGGGTCCGCCCGCCTCGCGATGGAGTCCGGCCGCGCCGTGTTCCAGGTGAACTACCCGTTCGTCCTGCCCGGCATCGCCGAGAACGGCGGCGGCGCGTTCCTCGACGACAACGGCAACCCGACGAACAGCGACACCGGCCGCCGCGTCCAGGACGAGTTCGCCTGGGCGCCCTTCCCCGGTATGGAGGAGGGCAAGCCCGCGACGGTGACGATCGGCGGGTTCAACCTGGCGGTGCCGACGACGAGCAAGCACCCGACGGAGGCGTTCGAGGCGATCGAGTGCCTGCGCAACCGGGAGAACCAGCTGCGCAACGCCGTCGAGGCCGGCGTTCCGCCCACGCTCGCCGAGCTCTACGACGACCCGGCGTTCCAGGAGGAGTACCCGGCCTGGGAGGCCATCAAGTCCTCGCTCGAGAACGCCGGGGTACGGCCGGCCTCCCCCGCCTACCAGTCGATCTCGATCGTGCTCTCGGCCGACCTCAGCCCGCCGAGCGGGATCGACCCCGACTCCGACGTCGAGAAGCTGACGTCCCGCGTGCGGGACGCGGTCAACTCCGAGGGGTTGGTGCCATGACCACGCTCGCGCCCGCGCCCCCGCCGGCCCCGCCGCCGACCGGCAAGCGCACCCTGACCGCGGAGAAGAAGGCCGAGCGCAAGCTGGCGTTCCTGCTCTGCGCGCCGGCCGTGCTCGTCATGGTCGCGGTCACGGCCTACCCGATCGGCTACGCGGTCTGGCTCTCCCTGCAGCGGTACGACCTGCGCTTCCCGAACGACCGGGAGTTCGTCGGCCTCGACAACTACACCGCGGTTCTGACGGACAATTACTGGTGGACGGCGCTCGCGGTGACCGTGGCGCTCACGGTGATCTCCGTGGCCATCGAGCTCGTGCTCGGGTTTGCGCTGGCGCTGCTGATGCACCGCACGATCGTCGCGCGCAACACCGTCCGGACCGTGCTGCTCATCCCGTACGGCATCGTCACCGTCGCCGGCGCGTTCAGCTGGTACTACGCGTGGACGCCGGGGACGGGTTATCTCGCGAACCTCCTGCCCGAGGGCGAGGCGCCGCTGACGGAGCAGATCCCCGCCCTCGGCATCGTCATCCTCGCCGAGGTCTGGAAGACGACGCCGTTCATGGCGCTGCTGCTGCTCGCCGGTCTCGCGCTCGTCCCCGACGACCTGCTGCGCGCCGCCCAGGTCGACGGCGCCGGCGCGTGGACCCGTCTGGTGCGCGTCATCATCCCGATGATGAAGCCGGCGATCCTCGTCGCGCTGCTGTTCCGCACGCTCGACGCGTTCCGCATCTTCGACAACATCTACGTCCTGACGCGGGGCAACAACGACACCGGGTCGGTCTCGATCCTCGGCTACGACAACCTGTTCAAGGCCTTCAACCTCGGCATCGGCTCGGCGATCAGTGTGCTGATCTTCCTCTGCGTCGCGCTCATCGCGTTCCTGTTCGTCAAGGGCTTCGGCACGGCCGCCCCCGGTACGGACTCGGAGGCGAAGCGCTGATGGCGACGATCGGAGGGACCGAGACCGTCTCGCGCAAGCTCGGCTGGTCGACGCTGAACCTGCTGGCGATCCTCTACGCCACCATCCCCGTGCTGTGGATCGCAAGCCTGTCGTTCAAGCCGGCCGCGTCCGTGACCGACGGCAACTTCGTCCCCCGTGAGTGGACCTTCGACAACTACGAGGCAATCTTCGAGACCGACGAGTTCACCCGGGCGCTGACGAACTCGATCGGCATCGCGCTGATCGCGACGGTGATCGCGGTGACGCTCGGGGCGATGGCGGCCTACGCGATCGCCCGGCTCGACTTCCCCGGCAAGAAGGTGCTCGTCGGGATCGCGCTGATGATCGCGATGTTCCCGCAGATCTCCCTCGTCAGCCCGATGTTCGACATCGAACGCAAACTCAACCTGTTCGACACCTGGCCCGGCCTGATCCTGCCGTACATCACGTTCTCGCTGCCGCTGGCGATCTACACCCTCGCCGCGTTCTTCCGCGAGATCCCGTGGGACCTGGAGAAGGCGGCGAAGATGGACGGCGCCAGCCCGTGGCAGGCGTTCACGCGGGTCATCGCCCCGCTCGGCGCGCCCGGGATGATGACGAGCGCGATGCTCGTCTTCATCTTCTGCTGGAACGAGTTCCTGTTCGCGATCTCCCTGACCGCGACCGACTCGTCCCGGACCGCGCCGGCCGCCATCGCGAACTTCACCGGCAGCTCGCAGTTCGAGGAGCCGACCGGCTCGATCGCCGCCGCCGCGGTGGTCATCACGATCCCGATCATCCTGTTCGTGCTGCTGTTCCAGCGCCGCATCGTCGCCGGGTTGACCTCCGGCGCGGTGAAGGGGTGACGCCGCGATGAACCCGGAGAGAGGAAGCCATGGCTGAGATCGTTCTCGACGGGGTGGGCAAGAAGTACCCCGACGGCGCCGTCGCCGTCTCCGACGTCAACCTGCAGATCGCGGACGGCGAGTTCATCATCCTCGTCGGCCCCTCGGGTTGCGGGAAGTCGACGACGCTGAACATGATCGCCGGCCTGGAGGACATCACCTCCGGCGAGCTGCGCATCGGCGGCGAGCGGGTCAACGAGAAGGGCCCGCGCGAGCGGGACATCGCGATGGTGTTCCAGTCCTACGCGCTGTACCCGCACATGACCGTTCGTCAGAACATGGCGTTCCCGTTGAAGATCGCGAAGGTCGACAAGGCCACGATCAACGCGAAGGTGGCCGAGGCCGCCGAGATCCTCGACCTGACCTCGCACCTCGACCGCCGCCCCGGCAACCTCTCCGGCGGTCAGCGGCAGCGGGTGGCGATGGGCCGCGCAATCGTCCGCAACCCGAAGGCGTTCCTGCTCGACGAACCGCTGTCGAACCTCGACGCCAAGCTCCGCGTCCAGATGCGCACCGAGGTCGCGCGACTGCAGCAGCGCCTGGGCACGACGACCGTGTACGTCACCCACGACCAGACCGAGGCGATGACGCTCGGCGACCGCGTCGTCGTGATGCGGGCCGGGGTCGTCCAGCAGGTCGGCCCGCCGCAGCACCTCTACGACCACCCGGACAACCTCTTCGTCGCCGGGTTCATCGGCTCGCCGGCGATGAACTTCATCCCGGCCGCGGTGGAGGACGGCACGCTGCGCACCCCGCTCGGTGACTTCGCCCTGCCCGCCCGGATCCGCGCCGCGCTCGACCGCGCCCCGGAGTCGCCGCGGGAGATCATCCTCGGCATCCGCCCCGAACACTTCGAGGACGTCGAGCTCGTCGACCCGCTGCAGCGGCACGACGGCGTCACGTACACCGGGGCCGTCGACGTCGTGGAGTCGACGGGGTCGGACAAGTACGCGTACTTCTCCCTCGCCGGCGTCCGCGCGATGACGAAGGAGCTGGAGGAACTCGCGGCCGACAGCGGCGCCGCCGAGGTCGCCGGCGCCGCGGACCGGCTGACGGCCCGCCTCTCCGCCGCCTCGAAGGTGACCAAGGGCGGGAACACCACCGTCTGGTTCGACCTCGCCCGGGCGCACGTGTTCGATCCCGGGACCGGGCGCAACCTCACCACTAATCTGACGGAGTGACGCGCGCCCGCTCCCTCGTCCTGCTTCCCGCCCTGCTTTCCGCCGTCCTGCTGCTCGGTGCCTGCTCCGACGACGGCGACGACGCCGCGCCGACCCCGGCGCCGACCGCGACGACCTCGGCCACGCCGAGCGCCTCGGCGAAGCCGTGCGTCGCGTTCGCCGGACCCCCGGACGGCTCGGCGCGCCGGCCGTACCTCAAGCGCGCACTGGCGATCGAGTGCCGCGAGGACGTGAAGCGGTTGCAGGCCGCCCTCGGGATCGAGGTCAACGGCTTCTTCGACTTCGAGACCGCTGCCGCCGTGATCGAGCGGCAGAAGCCGTTCCCGTGCATCACCGCCAACGACGGGCAGGTCGGCGAGCAGACCTGGGCGTTGATCGTCGACGGCACGCAGCCGTGCCCGGCGCGCACCGGCGGGCCGACGTCGGTGACCGTGCCCGCGTGGGCGACCTGCACGTCCGGCACCGTCGCGTGGGGACTGCTCGCGGAGGACGGGACCGTGCTGCGGCGCTGCGGCTCGACGCTGGAGCTCGTGCACGACGGCACCACGTCGGCCGGCCCGGTGCAGGAGATCGGGTCCTCGGTCTGCGCGGAGTTCGACGAGAGCTTCGACACCGCCGCCGGCACCCGCACCCTGCTGTGCGTCTCGGATCCCCGGACCGAGGACATCCTTCAGGCGAACCCCACGACCGACGACGCCGAAGCGGTCTGGTTCGACGACGTCGTCGCCCGCTACGTCCGGCCCTGAAGCTTTCTGATGTCACGTCAGGTCTGATGGCCGAGCCAGGCCAGAACGGCGAGGACTCGGCGGTGGTCCTCGGCCGAGTCGGCGAGGCCGAGCTTGGCGATGATGCTGCTGACGTGGGTCTCCACTGTCCGGTCGGTGAGCCAGAGCCGGCCGGCGATGCCCTTGTTGGTCCGGCCCTCCGCCATCAAAGCGAGCACCTCCCGCTCGCGCGGGGTGAGCGCGGCGAGGGGGTCGTC encodes:
- a CDS encoding Lrp/AsnC family transcriptional regulator — its product is MSDPAATSTTSPPTSPPTGPPAPPLDATDLRLVELLRQDGRRSYTEMARTIGMSVAAVQRRVERLQAEGVILGYTALVDHARLGWAVEAFAELRYTGRTPVEDIVRTASGVPEVQAVHTIAGELDALVQIRARDLSHLHTVIGRLRRAGAVTGTRTLMVLGSWTRT
- a CDS encoding ABC transporter substrate-binding protein is translated as MAAGSALVLTSALLAGCGDDSDELTLNLYTAADGAEQYAAAAVDCTNAANGRYVIRHHMLPRQADDQRLQLARRIVGGDTALDIVGLDVTWTAEFAEAGWVEPLPDEVADRVRNGTLEGPLKTATWEDRLYAAPLNTNTQLLWYRKDLVPNGEPPDTWDELITIAEDLADQRRPSWIEVQANQYEGITVWFNTLLTSAGGKIVDDDGETVTLDQGDAARRALEIMARVGRAKGADPSLSQRDEGSARLAMESGRAVFQVNYPFVLPGIAENGGGAFLDDNGNPTNSDTGRRVQDEFAWAPFPGMEEGKPATVTIGGFNLAVPTTSKHPTEAFEAIECLRNRENQLRNAVEAGVPPTLAELYDDPAFQEEYPAWEAIKSSLENAGVRPASPAYQSISIVLSADLSPPSGIDPDSDVEKLTSRVRDAVNSEGLVP
- a CDS encoding sugar ABC transporter permease → MTTLAPAPPPAPPPTGKRTLTAEKKAERKLAFLLCAPAVLVMVAVTAYPIGYAVWLSLQRYDLRFPNDREFVGLDNYTAVLTDNYWWTALAVTVALTVISVAIELVLGFALALLMHRTIVARNTVRTVLLIPYGIVTVAGAFSWYYAWTPGTGYLANLLPEGEAPLTEQIPALGIVILAEVWKTTPFMALLLLAGLALVPDDLLRAAQVDGAGAWTRLVRVIIPMMKPAILVALLFRTLDAFRIFDNIYVLTRGNNDTGSVSILGYDNLFKAFNLGIGSAISVLIFLCVALIAFLFVKGFGTAAPGTDSEAKR
- a CDS encoding carbohydrate ABC transporter permease — its product is MATIGGTETVSRKLGWSTLNLLAILYATIPVLWIASLSFKPAASVTDGNFVPREWTFDNYEAIFETDEFTRALTNSIGIALIATVIAVTLGAMAAYAIARLDFPGKKVLVGIALMIAMFPQISLVSPMFDIERKLNLFDTWPGLILPYITFSLPLAIYTLAAFFREIPWDLEKAAKMDGASPWQAFTRVIAPLGAPGMMTSAMLVFIFCWNEFLFAISLTATDSSRTAPAAIANFTGSSQFEEPTGSIAAAAVVITIPIILFVLLFQRRIVAGLTSGAVKG
- a CDS encoding sn-glycerol-3-phosphate ABC transporter ATP-binding protein UgpC — encoded protein: MAEIVLDGVGKKYPDGAVAVSDVNLQIADGEFIILVGPSGCGKSTTLNMIAGLEDITSGELRIGGERVNEKGPRERDIAMVFQSYALYPHMTVRQNMAFPLKIAKVDKATINAKVAEAAEILDLTSHLDRRPGNLSGGQRQRVAMGRAIVRNPKAFLLDEPLSNLDAKLRVQMRTEVARLQQRLGTTTVYVTHDQTEAMTLGDRVVVMRAGVVQQVGPPQHLYDHPDNLFVAGFIGSPAMNFIPAAVEDGTLRTPLGDFALPARIRAALDRAPESPREIILGIRPEHFEDVELVDPLQRHDGVTYTGAVDVVESTGSDKYAYFSLAGVRAMTKELEELAADSGAAEVAGAADRLTARLSAASKVTKGGNTTVWFDLARAHVFDPGTGRNLTTNLTE